A genomic region of Methylobacterium durans contains the following coding sequences:
- the puhB gene encoding photosynthetic complex putative assembly protein PuhB gives MSAPANAFDVPKGLPEPLPPGERILWQGRPTASGIALRALHLRLVALWFTALALWQALPAASLADAAAVTAPTLAAFGVSLALVALLGWLSARTTTYTITNRRIVMRVGIALPVTLNLPFAAIADAGLHTFSDGTGDLPVRLKPGTRIAYLHLWPHARPWRVAEPQPMLRSVPEARAVAHRLAQAIEAARMPEESAAPILAERPQGGTIPSRPPRLAVAG, from the coding sequence GTGAGCGCCCCCGCGAACGCGTTCGACGTGCCGAAGGGCCTGCCGGAGCCGCTGCCGCCGGGCGAGCGCATCCTCTGGCAGGGCCGCCCGACGGCCTCGGGGATCGCTCTGCGCGCCCTGCACCTGCGCCTCGTCGCCCTGTGGTTCACGGCGCTCGCCCTCTGGCAGGCCCTGCCGGCGGCGAGCCTCGCCGACGCGGCCGCCGTGACGGCGCCGACGCTCGCCGCCTTCGGCGTCAGCCTCGCCCTCGTCGCGCTCCTCGGCTGGCTGTCGGCGCGCACCACGACCTACACGATCACCAACCGGCGGATCGTGATGCGTGTCGGGATCGCGCTGCCGGTCACGCTCAACCTGCCCTTCGCGGCGATCGCGGATGCGGGCCTGCACACCTTCTCGGACGGAACGGGCGACCTGCCCGTTCGCCTGAAGCCCGGCACCCGCATCGCCTACCTGCATCTCTGGCCCCATGCCCGGCCGTGGCGCGTCGCCGAGCCCCAGCCGATGCTTCGCTCGGTACCGGAGGCGCGCGCGGTCGCCCATCGGCTCGCGCAGGCGATCGAGGCCGCGCGGATGCCCGAGGAGAGCGCCGCGCCGATCCTCGCCGAGCGGCCGCAGGGGGGAACCATCCCGTCGCGGCCGCCGCGGC
- the puhA gene encoding photosynthetic reaction center subunit H, producing MPRGEITGYVDVAQVVLYAFWIFFAGLVFWIRREDRREGYPLEAEVTGTLKSPDPILIPTPKLFHLSDGKVKAAPQMDTKPDRNFVGHKREPWPGAPLEPGGNPMQDHIGPGSWVHRDDEHDHTFDGQKRIVPLRVATHFTVHEDGPNPIGMTVFGADRQVAGTVTDLWIDRGECMVRYYEVELGAGGRRVLMPHTFCRTGRFSRTVKSEALLASQFADIPGTKDPDSVTLLEEEKIMAYFGAGTLYATPNRQEALL from the coding sequence ATGCCAAGAGGTGAGATCACGGGCTACGTCGATGTGGCGCAGGTGGTTCTGTACGCGTTCTGGATCTTCTTCGCCGGGCTGGTCTTCTGGATCCGCCGCGAGGACCGGCGCGAGGGCTACCCCCTCGAGGCCGAGGTCACCGGCACGCTCAAGAGCCCCGACCCGATCCTGATCCCGACGCCGAAGCTGTTCCATCTCTCGGACGGCAAGGTGAAGGCCGCGCCGCAGATGGACACGAAGCCCGACCGCAACTTCGTCGGCCACAAGCGCGAGCCCTGGCCAGGCGCACCGCTGGAGCCCGGCGGCAACCCGATGCAGGACCATATCGGCCCCGGCTCCTGGGTGCACCGGGACGACGAGCACGACCACACCTTCGACGGCCAGAAGCGCATCGTGCCCCTACGGGTGGCGACCCACTTCACGGTGCACGAGGACGGCCCGAACCCGATCGGCATGACGGTGTTCGGCGCCGACCGGCAAGTGGCCGGCACGGTCACGGACCTCTGGATCGACCGCGGCGAGTGCATGGTTCGCTACTACGAGGTCGAACTCGGCGCGGGCGGGCGGCGGGTGCTGATGCCCCACACCTTCTGCCGGACGGGCCGGTTCTCGCGCACGGTGAAGAGCGAGGCGCTGCTCGCGAGCCAGTTCGCCGACATCCCCGGCACCAAGGACCCGGATTCCGTGACGCTCCTCGAGGAGGAGAAGATCATGGCCTATTTCGGCGCCGGCACCCTCTATGCCACGCCGAACCGTCAGGAGGCCCTGCTGTGA